AAGCAGCAACGGAACGGCAACCTATTAACGTGGACTTTTCCTAGGGACTCTATCTTGAGGGGGCAAAGAACATGATGAAGTGTTCTAAGCATTGGTGGTGGGCGGTTTTTCTTTTGCTGCTGCTTTCTTTAGGGACACAGGCAGCATCAGCCCGAAGCTACTCCTTTGAACGATTGCGTATTGAAGCATGGCTGCTGGAGGATGGTAGCCTCAGAGTAGAAGAACACCGTACCGTGCGGTTCAATGGTCAGTTCTCAGGTCTGTACCAGTGGATCGATACCTCGGCCAAAATTACCGTGCGGGACATTCAGGTGCGGGAGGGTGATCGGTTATATGAACGGAACCCAAGGGCGGAGATCGGTCCTGCGGGGACTTTCTTTGTACGGCAGGAGCCCCGGTCGGTCTATGTGGACTGGAGCTATTCAGCCCGGGATGAGGTCCGTACCTTTACACTAAGTTATGTACTCGGGCAAGCGGTGAGTCTGCATGAAGACGTAGGTGAATTATACGTTAAGTTCGTGGGGGATCATTGGGAACAGAAGACAAACCAGGTGGAAGTATTGCTGCATCTACCCCCTGGGGCTAGTAAGCAGGATGTGCGGGCATGGGGGCATGGACCGCTAAACGGTGTGGTGGAGATCCTTGATGGGCAGAGGGTTCGCTGGACTGTAGAGCCTCTGCCGGTTAAGACCATGTTAGAAGGACGGGTGACCTTTCCCAAGAAGTTGCTCCAGGCCTCTGCTCCCTATGCTGTGATTACCCACCGACAAGCCCTAGATGACATCCTAGCGGAAGAGCAGGCCTGGGCCAAGGAAGCAAACCAGGCAAGGTTCCAAGCGCGGCTGAATTGGGTGCTGGCTGTGTTGATTGTCATCGGTTCCCTAGTAATGGCTATTCGTGCCTATTTGCTCTGGGGCAGGGAGTACAGGCCACAGTTTGATGGTGAGTATTACCGGGAACTGCCAAAGGACTACTCTCCAGCGGAGATGTCGGTCTTGTACTATAACGGGACCATATCCACGAAGGACCTTACGGCCACTGTCTTAGACTTGGCCCGGCGGAAGTGGATCAAGATCGAAGAGATCACTCCCGAGAAGACGGGGATCCTTAGGCGGCGCAAAGATACAGATTATATGATGACTAGACTTGAAGGTGATGGTAAACCCTTAGCACCCCATGAAAAAAGAGTGATGGATCTCCTATTTGACACAGTTGCCAATAAAGAGCAGGGCTCGGTTAGCTTTAAGGATCTAGAGGACTTTGCGAAGAAACAGCGAACTACCTTTGCCTCGTTTTGGCAGCAATGGCAAAGCTCAGTGAAATCCCGAGCAGAACGCCATGGTTTCTTTGACACTACTAACGCGGGCCCAAGAAAGAAAGTCTTTCTTTTGGGGGTGCTACTTCTTGTCTTGGTAATCCCAGCGTTTATCATGAATTGGTTGGCCACGGGCTTTGCTTGTCTAATCGGTGGGTTCATCGTCATCTTGGGAGGAGCTTCGATTCATCGTCGTAGCCTTGAGGGTGCTGAGGACTTTGCCAAGTGGAGGGCTTTTCGTAAGTTTCTCCTGCATTTCTCCGAGATTGAGCGCCGAGAGATCCCATCACTGGTTATCTGGGAGCACTACTTGGTGTACGCCGTATCCCTTGGTGTTGCTAAAGAGGTCATCAAGCAACTACAGGTGGTCTATCCGGGATTAGAGGATGACGGTTACCGGTTCGGTTACGGTTGGTATTATATAGGGACGCGGGGTATGGGCAATTTCGAGCGGAGTCTTAGTCAACTCACAAGCTCCATGCAAAAAAGCTTCCAACAGTCCATCGCGGCAGCAACTGGCCAGAGTGCTTCGGGCAGTGGTGCTGGTGGTGGATTCTCCGGAGGTGGAGGCGGTGGTGTCGGAGGTGGAGGTGGCGGCGTCCGTTAATAAGCTTTCCAGACCTGCGAGGT
This genomic interval from Limnochordia bacterium contains the following:
- a CDS encoding DUF2207 domain-containing protein, producing MMKCSKHWWWAVFLLLLLSLGTQAASARSYSFERLRIEAWLLEDGSLRVEEHRTVRFNGQFSGLYQWIDTSAKITVRDIQVREGDRLYERNPRAEIGPAGTFFVRQEPRSVYVDWSYSARDEVRTFTLSYVLGQAVSLHEDVGELYVKFVGDHWEQKTNQVEVLLHLPPGASKQDVRAWGHGPLNGVVEILDGQRVRWTVEPLPVKTMLEGRVTFPKKLLQASAPYAVITHRQALDDILAEEQAWAKEANQARFQARLNWVLAVLIVIGSLVMAIRAYLLWGREYRPQFDGEYYRELPKDYSPAEMSVLYYNGTISTKDLTATVLDLARRKWIKIEEITPEKTGILRRRKDTDYMMTRLEGDGKPLAPHEKRVMDLLFDTVANKEQGSVSFKDLEDFAKKQRTTFASFWQQWQSSVKSRAERHGFFDTTNAGPRKKVFLLGVLLLVLVIPAFIMNWLATGFACLIGGFIVILGGASIHRRSLEGAEDFAKWRAFRKFLLHFSEIERREIPSLVIWEHYLVYAVSLGVAKEVIKQLQVVYPGLEDDGYRFGYGWYYIGTRGMGNFERSLSQLTSSMQKSFQQSIAAATGQSASGSGAGGGFSGGGGGGVGGGGGGVR